A window from Zingiber officinale cultivar Zhangliang chromosome 7A, Zo_v1.1, whole genome shotgun sequence encodes these proteins:
- the LOC122000253 gene encoding uncharacterized protein LOC122000253 — protein MESPLPSEEEESEVNGGEGDTEGYGEKIVEASVEVKAKGGNGKKAKKQGASRQRRNYCHLQRRSSCACPCTTTAALGRSDGLEELRRGGGGGERLESPEGGGEREEGRGQSFEGGGASREGNRQESAATDSSTTSTAREEET, from the exons ATGGAGTCGCCTCTGCCTTCGGAGGAAGAGGAGTCCGAGGTCAACGGCGGGGAAGGGGACACGGAAGGCTACGGGGAAAAAATAGTGGAAGCTTCGGTGGAAGTTAAGGCCAAGGGCGGCAACGGGAAGAAGGCGAAGAAACAAGGGGCAAGCAGGCAAAGAAGGAACTACTGTCACCTCCAGAGGAGATCGAGCTGCGCGTGTCCATGCACTACAACGGCTGCGCTAGGAAGATCAGATGGTCTTGAAGAGCTACGAAG GGGTGGTGGAGGTGGCGAGAGACTAGAGAGCCCAGAAGGTGGTGGTGAAAGGGAAGAAGGTCGTGGCCAATCCTTTGAAGGTGGTGGAGCATCTCGAGAGGGAAACCGACAAGAAAGTGCAGCTACTGACTCCTCTACGACCTCCACAGCCAGGGAAGAAGAAACCTAA
- the LOC121999519 gene encoding uncharacterized protein LOC121999519: protein MGDFNSFLSIDEKKGGSPVTNHEMRDMQIFAQACGLVDLRSIRCRFTWSNGNVSCKLDTALVNSFWLMADYDAYAEFTAPGCLSDHSCTIVHTLAKDRPPDKDFKFINMWTLHEDFEKIVKDSWAVPMQGKAQYILKAKMFRLKRCLRELHKNKIGHISEKAKKAKEELEEVQRSSLDGGPTPMGYTHIRKKANLLAEAERQFYQQRAKNVYLKSADKCTKFFHDMVKRNNKRNAIITLKKRNGD from the coding sequence ATGGGAGATTTCAACTCATTTCTATCTATTGATGAAAAGAAAGGTGGTTCTCCGGTCACAAATCATGAGATGAGAGACATGCAGATTTTTGCACAAGCTTGTGGATTGGTGGATCTTCGTTCCATTAGATGTCGCTTTACATGGTCTAATGGTAACGTTTCTTGCAAGCTAGATACAGCTTTGGTTAATTCCTTTTGGTTGATGGCAGATTATGATGCATATGCGGAGTTTACGGCACCGGGATGTCTCTCGGACCACTCATGTACTATTGTGCACACTTTGGCCAAAGACCGGCCCCCGGataaagattttaaatttatcaacatgtggacACTACACGAAGACTTTGAGAAGATTGTGAAGGACTCTTGGGCAGTCCCTATGCAAGGTAAAGCTCAATATATCCTCAAGGCAAAGATGTTCCGCTTGAAAAGGTGCTTAAGGGAGCTACACAAGAACAAAATTGGGCACATTTCGGAAAAGGCAAAGAAAGCAAAAGAAGAATTAGAGGAGGTCCAAAGAAGCAGTTTAGATGGTGGCCCAACTCCTATGGGGTATACTCACATAAGGAAGAAAGCAAATCTCTTAGCCGAAGCGGAAAGGCAATTCTACCAACAAAGGGCCAAGAATGTATACTTGAAGAGTGCGGATAAATGCACAAAGTTTTTCCATGATATGGTGAAGAGGAACAATAAGAGGAATGCAATCATCACACTCAAGAAAAGGAATGGGGACTAA